The following coding sequences are from one Tissierella sp. window:
- a CDS encoding GNAT family N-acetyltransferase, with protein sequence MDIEIVKVAEEEREILARLIELYEYDFSEYEDRDVNFLGLYGYGYLDYYWTEKRRFPYFIKVNNKLAGFVMVCDYCYISKDEDTLFMSEFFVMKKYRRGGIGKYAAKKVFEMHPGKWELTVHPNNPISHIFWESVLKSTVGNDFKKHLDVEDVYDDELGIAYTFRNDL encoded by the coding sequence ATGGATATAGAAATTGTAAAGGTAGCTGAAGAGGAAAGAGAAATATTAGCCCGATTAATCGAGTTGTATGAATATGACTTTTCAGAGTATGAAGATAGGGATGTAAATTTTCTTGGCTTATATGGGTATGGATATTTAGATTATTATTGGACTGAAAAGCGAAGATTTCCATATTTTATTAAGGTTAATAATAAACTTGCAGGATTTGTTATGGTATGTGATTATTGTTATATATCTAAAGATGAAGATACGCTTTTTATGAGTGAGTTCTTTGTTATGAAGAAATATCGCAGAGGTGGAATAGGAAAATATGCAGCTAAGAAAGTGTTTGAGATGCATCCAGGAAAATGGGAATTAACGGTTCATCCTAATAATCCAATATCACATATATTTTGGGAATCAGTATTAAAGAGTACTGTGGGAAATGATTTTAAGAAACACTTAGATGTAGAAGATGTTTATGATGATGAGCTTGGAATTGCATATACATTTAGAAATGATTTGTAG
- a CDS encoding DUF4474 domain-containing protein, whose translation MFEYILDNYHLIFFIIAVLIVIFIFIFKRFKSKIKKEIEKIKDVESLNDFIRPYGYAYDFHQDIFYTVIDAWQREMGYTRLYDEAAAPSSMIIDCEPIYFEYDNKRWMIEFWKGQYGMTTGFEIGVYHTDGLDLSNEYFNWNFYDCADDNNMLKMGFTLTKNNKIIMNRRGIHWWLTGFKLGEFSEPWELQAKISITLKDLNMRNSFIEGLKRAGYRRGEMLVEGKTVFVTFAEPKTPQPFTRINEFDEITQKKNKLLCHSYNELTRDYDNALDKIIALKDINPDMLQNLLLMGKKTKDIFKM comes from the coding sequence ATGTTTGAATATATATTGGATAATTATCATTTGATATTTTTCATAATTGCAGTATTAATTGTAATTTTTATTTTTATATTTAAAAGATTTAAATCTAAGATAAAAAAAGAAATCGAAAAGATTAAAGATGTTGAATCTCTTAATGACTTTATAAGACCTTATGGTTATGCATATGACTTTCATCAGGATATATTTTATACAGTAATTGATGCATGGCAACGGGAAATGGGATATACAAGGCTTTATGATGAGGCAGCAGCACCATCATCTATGATAATAGACTGTGAACCTATTTATTTTGAATATGATAATAAAAGATGGATGATAGAATTTTGGAAGGGTCAATATGGTATGACAACTGGCTTTGAAATAGGCGTATATCACACAGATGGACTTGACTTGTCAAATGAATATTTTAACTGGAATTTCTATGATTGTGCTGATGATAACAATATGCTTAAAATGGGATTTACACTAACTAAAAATAATAAAATTATAATGAATAGAAGGGGAATACATTGGTGGCTAACAGGATTCAAGCTAGGAGAATTCTCGGAACCTTGGGAACTTCAAGCAAAGATATCTATTACTCTTAAGGATCTTAATATGCGAAATTCATTTATAGAAGGATTGAAAAGAGCTGGATATAGAAGGGGAGAGATGTTAGTTGAGGGTAAAACAGTTTTTGTTACTTTTGCAGAACCAAAGACTCCTCAGCCTTTTACAAGAATTAATGAATTTGATGAAATAACCCAGAAGAAAAACAAACTATTGTGTCATAGTTATAATGAATTAACAAGGGATTATGACAATGCACTAGATAAGATAATTGCATTAAAAGATATTAATCCTGATATGCTACAAAACTTACTATTAATGGGTAAGAAGACAAAAGA